A genomic region of Trifolium pratense cultivar HEN17-A07 linkage group LG3, ARS_RC_1.1, whole genome shotgun sequence contains the following coding sequences:
- the LOC123917627 gene encoding mitogen-activated protein kinase kinase 9-like, with translation MALVHRRRSPNLRLPEIADHRPRFPVPLPGNIYKHPSSSSSATVASGDTLSPGDLEKLSVLGHGNGGTVYKVRHKVTSSIYALKVNHNDSDPTTRRRTLAEINILRRAADCPNIVKYHGSFEKPTGDISIVMEFMDSGSLETDLKTNGTFSESKLSRAARDVLNGLAYLHARNIAHRDIKPSNILVNNKNEVKIADFGVSKLMGRTLEACNSYVGTCAYMSPERFDPEVYGGNYNGFSADIWSLGLTLFELYVGHFPFLQSGQRPDWATLMCAICFSDPPSLPETASSEFRNFVECCLKKESGERWTAAQLLTHPFLCKDMDVC, from the coding sequence ATGGCGTTAGTCCACCGCCGCCGCAGCCCCAATCTCCGTCTCCCAGAAATCGCCGACCACCGTCCTCGTTTCCCTGTTCCTCTTCCTGGCAACATCTACAAACACCCTTCTTCCTCCTCATCCGCCACCGTTGCCAGTGGTGACACTCTTTCTCCCGGTGACCTTGAAAAACTATCTGTCCTTGGCCATGGCAACGGCGGCACCGTCTACAAAGTCCGCCACAAAGTCACCTCTTCCATCTACGCTCTAAAAGTAAACCACAACGACTCTGACCCCACCACGCGCCGCCGTACACTTGCTGAAATCAACATCCTCCGCCGCGCCGCTGATTGTCCCAACATCGTCAAATACCACGGCTCCTTCGAGAAACCCACCGGAGACATCTCCATCGTAATGGAATTTATGGATTCCGGCAGCCTAGAAACCGACCTCAAAACAAATGGCACTTTCTCCGAATCGAAACTATCCAGGGCGGCCCGTGACGTTTTAAACGGTCTCGCGTATCTTCACGCGCGTAACATAGCACACCGTGACATTAAACCTTCGAACATCCTCGTAAACAACAAAAACGAGGTAAAGATTGCTGATTTTGGTGTAAGTAAATTAATGGGTCGCACGCTTGAAGCATGTAACTCTTACGTTGGCACGTGTGCTTATATGAGTCCTGAACGGTTTGACCCGGAAGTTTATGGCGGGAATTATAACGGTTTTTCAGCTGATATATGGAGTTTGGGTTTAACTCTCTTTGAACTTTATGTGGGTCATTTTCCATTTCTTCAATCGGGTCAACGACCCGATTGGGCTACACTTATGTGTGCGATTTGCTTTTCCGACCCTCCGAGCCTCCCCGAGACTGCTTCATCGGAGTTTCGTAATTTTGTTGAGTGTTGCCTTAAGAAGGAATCTGGTGAACGGTGGACGGCGGCTCAATTGTTGACCCACCCGTTTTTGTGTAAAGACATGGACGTTTGTTAA